Part of the Deltaproteobacteria bacterium genome, CCTTCCCTTTTTATAATCCCTCAACCTTAGTTGAGCTCAAATTACCGGGTACTATGGCTTCGGCTGACTTCTCACGGTAAACCTTGTTTCGACCATGTTTCACACTTGCGTTTCCACTTGTCCGTGAGACCTCCCCGGGTAAGAACGATAACTTTCGCCCCATGTGTCTGCTTCATTTACCTTGGTTAACCCTGTACAGTATCGGATTTCGTTTTGTTATGTAAACTTGTCCGGCAACCTTAGGCCTTATATGAAGTTCCTGTTCGTCAAACCGGGACTTTGCCTCCGGCTTCCTTCAGATTCCACCTCACGGTAGACACCCTTGCCTTTGGCTAACGCTTCCCACTGTCAAGGCGCGTTTGGGACTTGCACCCTAGAGTTATCGCCCGTGCCGGGCGCACAAAAAAGACCCCTTGGGGGGACAAGGGGTCTGTGTTGGGTTGAGGTCTCTGGCGGAATCGAACCGCCCTACGCGGTTTTGCAGACCGCTGCCTAACCTCTCGGCCAAGAGACCATTATGTTATTTTCAATCTCGCAGCCCTACTTGGTTTTCCAGATCCATCGGGACTAACCTCCCGGCCAGGAGACCCTTTGAAGGTTCGCAAAGTTAGAAAATTATTTTGTATTTCAAATTCAAGAGTTTGCTTCACCCGCATTCATCCGGCAGTGATATATAATTATTGGAATTATCTCTAGTCTGTTGTATGATTTTCATTGTTAATTGTTAATTGTCTCCTATTTCTCCGCATATTCTTTCAGGCATTCCGGACATAAACAATCGTTGTATTTCTGCAGGATCTCCAGCATCTCCTTCTTATGGATCCTTACCTTTTCACACCAGCAATCCCGTTCGCTGTAACAGGTAAACGATTTCCCGCACTTCGGGCATTTTTTTTCGGTGCTACCTTTCATATCTATCCTTTGTTATTACCACACTGACTCCTTCGGTTTTGCCACCCAGCGGGGG contains:
- a CDS encoding cysteine-rich CWC family protein, producing MKGSTEKKCPKCGKSFTCYSERDCWCEKVRIHKKEMLEILQKYNDCLCPECLKEYAEK